In Cryptomeria japonica chromosome 5, Sugi_1.0, whole genome shotgun sequence, the genomic window TCTTAAAGTTTCTTTAGATTGTCCATTCTTCAAATATTTAGTTACAAATTCATCAATTATATTAACAACCAATGAATCCTTCCCATTTGTTATGagaaaaatgacaatttaaatttttaatcaattgtattttttatattaacaATTCAAATCAAATACTAGGATCTTATTCGTAGGTTGTATTGTTTTCATTTGGACCAAACGTCCTCAGATGGGATCCCTGCTATTGAAATGGGGTCCAGCTATGATCCCAAATTGTTTTTTGACCTCATTGTCACCCTATCCAACTCTGCTAAAGTGTCCCATTTGGGCCCCAAATTTCCTACTAGAGAGAAACCTGTATGCATGGCCAAATTCAAATTCATTTATGTCTCTAAAAGGGACCTTGTTGAGGAACCCCAGGTTGAGGAGAATAAGAACATGGAAATTATTGAGGATTTAGAGTCTGGCTCCTTTTCCTTTCATAAAACTAACTCCTCTAAAACCACAAGCTCAGATTGGTCCCTAACCAAGAATGTTAAAGTCGATGCTAACCCTCCCCCTTCTAAAAATACTAAGCCCCCAAGCTTGATCATAGTACTCAACAAGCTTGTGAAGGACATTCACGATGACGTGCAAAGGCAGGATGATTTGTTCAAATGGATTTTTGGGTAGAGGAATGTGGCAAAAAGGAAGACAAACAGGTTGGAGGTGGTTGCTAAAGCCAAAGCTATGACTAATACTTGGCTTGAGGGAGTGGACGAGGAAAGAGTCTAGAAGGTGGCTAATGAATTTGTTGGTTTAACAGAGAGATGGGAAAAGGTGAACAAGAGAATCAATGACCTAGATGCTAAGATTAAAATTATTCTGACTAAATTGGAGATAGAATAAATTAGGAAATCCCAAGAGGCCCTTAAAATTAAATTTGAGGAGGCCAACTCAGTGTATAGCAATCCATCCAACACGAATAACTCTTTTATTCAAGCTATCCAGACCATACAAGTTGATCTTAATGGGAAAAGGGAGAAGAAGTGTCAGAAAACTAATGTGATGATCATAGGTGCAAGCACCAAGGAGTCCCTGGTGAAAGCTACCCTAGATTCTGTTGAGGTGTCTTTCGGTTCTAGGTTTGGTTCTTCCAAAAAGGTGTCATTTTCTAACAATGTCCTAAGTTTATGCAAAGATTGGTAGGATAAACATTCCCCCATGCAGTTGGCCATCTCTTCATGCCTTTCATAGGTTGTTttggtggttttttttttttgctggTCTCTTTTTTTCGTTCTGCTCTTGCTAGTTTTTTAGTTTCCTTTTTGGTTCGTGGGTATCCTAGTTGggttttttctttgttttagtgGCATATTTTTTTATGGTTATGCCTTATGATGATGTCAGCACTATGTAAGACCTACACATGCAACAAGTATGTACCTTTTGTCCCCCCTCTTTGAATTTTTaactaaattttattaaaaatcatttttccttTTCTGGGTCCATGTGAAcctgaagaaaaaaaaatttgacacTGGTGCAGGTACATCTGTACACAATTATATGCCTCGTAAATCATGGCAATAAAAAAATCACCATAAATTTTGTCaatcttcattttttattatttgataGGTAATTTAGGAGTTTTGGGGCCTTTTGAGCACAATGGTGGCCTCCTCTTTTTAATCTCCTTAGAATTATTGTTCATCCTAATGAGGAATCACAGAGTGTAAttcaaaacattgatgataaaaaataaatacacaatcgaatccaaaaaaaattatgaGTATACAATATGGATTGTAGAAATCTCATAGAATTAATGTTAAGATTTTATTAACAAACTAATAACTAAATAATTCTAGTTAATATTTGTTGAATGATGGACTTATATAAGTAACAACTAATAAATGAATAATTCTATTCAATTCCTATAATAAAATAATTCTATggaaaaatgaatttaaataaacaaatatgaGTATTTACAATAAAAATGAATCTTAATATAGATGGTTAACCAATAAAATTACATATTTTCCAGTCATGATTATAAGTGTaagatattaaattattattttttatacaaTGGACATAGTATATAGTTTTTAAATAATTCTAAGCAATAAAATGAGAGCTAAAATATTTGGTTTATGGTTGAGCCCCTTTGACGCATTACAAATCCTCTTTTTGGGTTGTTCTCAACTTTTTAGATTAAAATTTCTCCACTATATTACCAAGCAACAGTGTTCCCTATTTTAGTACATATGTTGGTGATATTTCAACTTTTGATTCAATTAAATTATAtactattaaaaattattttttaaaaataaataggtAATTATGAAGTTATGATATCTTAGAAATGGCAATTTATATGAATTATATATAACCAAGATTATATAtagattatatttaatttataaattaaactaTCATTCACACTTGTAGTAAATATTTTTAATACCTACAATAGCATTATGCTAAAAATTTAATTGTTAATTTTGAAGAAGTATAGATAAATTGAGAGTTACAAAATTTAAATGTCTAATAAGAGAAAAACTAAAAGCAACCTATTCTTATTTTCTATGTTCAATTTGACACATATCAATATAAATTAACACTATAACATTCACTCTCATTCATAAATGAGGAAGGAAATGCATATCTTTCTTTATATTGATAAAACAAATACAAGAAAAACACTATAACATTCACTCTCATTCATAAATGAGGAAGGAAATGCATATCTTTCTTTATATTGATAAAACAAATACAAGAAACCAAGTCATAAATTAAGTAGAAAACCAATCTAATTTGAAATCCATATTTTATTTTAATGATCAAAGAATATCAATTCTTTATTACTATTTGTGATcattttgaattaaaaattaattggattatatgtttttttttaataattgaaaattaatatTCAAGTTATTTAATCACTAATACATTAATAAATTTGTAACTTGTTCTTTTAATTTTAGAATATTTTAGTTGATTCATATCTTCGTCTATTTCAAATGTTAAGATTAATACATTGGTGAAATAAATGTTCATCAAGAAAATTGAAGATTTAAATATATAGATTATATTTAAATTTGCAcatatttaatttatgatttttaagctatgttttattttttaaaatttatttattcataattaatttgaaaaaaattgtCATGAAagtttttttcaaatatttgaacatATTGACTCAAACcatatgaaataataaataaatatatatgcaactACTCTATGaactcaaaaaaatcaatcaagatTTTATGGTAGATAAATGCAAGGGTTTAAATTATGAAATTAATAAAGAGTACAagttttaaaaatctaaaaaatttgaataccacatttgattaaattaaatagtaTTAGTGATTTCTCATTGTAGTAATTGTTCACAATTCTACATTAATTTGATCTAGATCATGTAAGCTAGCTTTTCTTTCTATATGCTATTTGATAGGTTAATTATTTCCCTTTGACTTGTATGAGAagacaaataaaaaatattcttattCGAGGATTTACTTAAATATGTTCACAACATAAATTGAAATGGGTATGAGGTATGAAGAATGACATAAGACATGGATAAAATTACTTTTGAAATTAATTAAACTTTATTGAAGAATTTACTTAAATATCTCTACAACATAGATTAAGATGTAGTGCACTAGAATTTCTTTAGTCAAAACAAATTCCAATTAAGAATTAAAAGATTCCTTCAATAAACATATCTAACACAAGTATCTTTCTTTTAAAAAACCAACTAAAATACTCATCTAAAATCATAATTTTCATTTAATTCTTATGGTTGTTCCCAATTCTTATTTGAATTCTAGGGTTCTCAATTCTTATTTGAGTTCTATAATGAAGAAAATGACAAAATTAAAAGTAATGGATATATTTGAAAACACTATCTCCATACGTTTAAATGACTCTTgaagaaaatgacatgttgaaaatgtAGATGTTCACCTTAATTGCGTCTATTCAATTATTATTCCTATTCTTAAAAATAGCCTAATTCAAGAATCAAAAATGGATTTTGAATAACAAAAATAGGACAATTATTTATATCCTTTTGATATGAGTGCAAAACTATGATTAAATATTTAACCTTTGAGCAAAATGATGTAGGTAGATTCTTCTGCATAGATTTTTATGAGAACCGATACTGCAGCAATTTTCACCATTTTATATATTACCAAACGATTGTATTTATTTGCGTTTTCGTTTATATACAAACTATATCATTTTTCCATATGGGAAAACTAGCATCTAAAAATTCTTTGATGGATAACCCATAAATTCTTCAATGAATAATACTATTGGTCAAGACTAAATGCCGTAAATCACGCAAGAATCAGTAAATTCAAAGCATAACCGCATTGGTCAAGGTCATTCATTTATATTGATCAAACACGCAATGATCCGTGCATCATACGCACAAGGGTAGCCGCCATTGACTAGAGCCCTACAAGCATAGGTTACCCTAGTTCCCATTGTATTCTATATATACCCAATTCCAATGTTTAACATTCACAGATTGCAGCTCTATTGTTCTTGAGGAGTAAGAGAATTGAGCAGTAGAATCAGACAGTCTTGGGAGAGAATGGCTGGTGCAGGCATGTGGCGGTCTGTCTTCGTTATGAGTTTTATGTGGGGCTGGAATTGCTCTATGGCTGAGCAAGGAACAGCCACATATTACACTGCTCCATATGTCCGTAAGTATATTATTTTTAATTGGAATGGAATTTAGTGATGAGTATTGCCGTCTATGAATGACTGAACATATTGATCAAAGTTAGTGGCGGGTATTGTTGTTTATGATGAGTTTAATAGCGTGTTATTGTTTTGACAGCATCGGCGTGCTATGGAAACGACCCCAATCAATTTCCAGCAGGAGATTTGTTTGCGGCGGCAAGCGACACAATCTGGGGCAACGGGGCGGCTTGCGGAAAACAGTACCGAATCACATGCACCGGCGCAACAAATCAGGGCGTTCCGATGCCATGCAAGAGCGGATCCATCGTCGTGAAGATTGTTGATTATTGCCCAGCGGGATGCGCTGGTACCTTCGATTTATCTCAAGCTGCCTTCGCTGATATTGCTGATCCAGATGCTGGCAAAGTTTACATCGACTATGAACAGTACGTTGATGGTTGATTTTCATTTTTCCTCTTGTTCCCGTAATATTAATTGATATGTTCGTTGAATTATTCTTCCTTTGTTTTTCAGGGCCTGAGCGTGCTGAGCAGCCCTATTATAACTAAATAGAGCCCGCATCAACATTAGCGGGGATAATACATAATACCACTTTTGGTGGCGGTTTTTTGCTTTTGCGTTGTACGAAGCAGGCTGCTTTGAAAATGCTTCGTTTTAATAACTAATGTTACTGAATAATATAGCCAATGTCTATGGTGTCCTTCGTACTTGTGTCGATTCGAAacatttccaatttttcaattttgaattcaGTAAATTCCAATCAATTAACATTTAAAGTCTTATAAGATATTTCAAACGTCTCGATAATGTATACGTAGTTTTCTCCTCAAGAGATAGTTGTTTAGTCTTTCAGAAATAAGTTTTTCACTGGTTCATCACTATTTTACAATTTGAATCTAAAGGTGAAAGTGTTGGTATGAATAGGTTCAAAagtcaatcatatatatatatatatatatatatatatattatatgaagATTGATACGTAGGAGGTATTTTTTTAAATTAGTCAAATTAtaatattgttatgggaattcaactATATAATTTTCAAGTCAAATTCATCAACTCATGTTTGATGCCTAGTGATTCACAATAATCTATCTtaatgagaatgaatggtacacttagtaCTCTTTGCAATTAGGTGATTCTCATAGGTGAAGCATTGGGTCTTCCTGGGAGATCACTCATCCCATCTATTATGAAATTTATGTCTATAATATTTGAtggattaatattttaaaaatattatgtaTATGTAATTATATTTGTTCATTGTAATCtagataattttaattttttaagataAAACAATAAACTATTGGATTTTAGGAGTATCTAAAAACTCTATAAGCATTAAAATGTGATCTTAAAGATATTTTTGGACTAGGTTTTCTAAATAAAATTGGGTACAAAAAACTTAGGTATCCTTTTCATATCACAACTTTACTTTTATAGCAATTCAACAATTTCAATAAATAACAAGGAGCTCTCGGCCAAGGTTTGTAATTCATGGCAGAATGGGGAGGTAACAGTGGGATGAATTTCATTTACGGTGACACCTGAGTATATTGCCAAGGTGACCGGATTGCAGAATGAAGGAGAGAAAGTTGAGAAAAGGGGCACTGGGGACTATAGAGGCTTCATGAAGAAATTCTTTCAGAAAGGCAAAAAACCAGTTCCCTTCCAAAATGGGTATGATCGTTTGGCCCTCCCTAAGCCTTTTCCATTGATTAGCTTTCATGTTATGAAATATTTCATCTTAGAGGGTCGTTATCCCACCGTCCATGGTTATCACTTCCCCATTTTGAACCACATTAGGCACCATGTCAAGATAAATATGTGGTTCTTTCTGTTCTCATCCCTCAGTGCTTGTATTCCAAATGGGGCGAATCCGCCCTTACATCAGGGTTTAATTTACCTAATGTATAAGTATGTCATTGATCATTCTTCCACTACTAGTTGTATTGCCTCGACCTCTAGTAGTGAGGGGAGCTGTAAGAAAACCCCCAAAAATAATCCAAGTTTATCCGCTGAGAACCCTAAGGTGATGTCTATCCTCTCAGCTCCTAGTATTTTAGCATGGGAAAAATCCCTGTTATGACCTTGGAAAAGAATTCCTTTGAGCGGACCTTGTTGGATTTAACCCCAGAGAAAAGGAAAAGTGAAACGCTTAAAAATATCCTGAGGAAAGCTAAGAGGTCTAGTAGTGAGTTTGCTGGAAAGAGCCCGACCATTGACTTGGAGATTCACAACTCGGAAGAGGAAGAGGTGAAAGGAACAATGCATAAAAAAATTGAGAGTAGCTAGGGGGAAGAAAGATTGGCTAGGCTTCATGCCAAGGAGAGGAATCAAGTTATCAACCTACCAATACTGAGACTATTTTGTATAAAATTTATGATATTGAAGATGAGCTCGCCTCTCACGATAACTCTAAGGATGAGAATGTCAATGCAGATGAGGAGGAACAGACTGAAAGCCCTGATGATAAAATggccaaagaagatgaaattgaggAAGAAACTAGTAAATCAGAAAGTGAACAAGAGTCTCCTTTCAAAGAGCACAATAGCCTGATATCCTCTGAAGATATGGAAATGGTGCCTTGTTCGCCTTTGGGTCTGACCCAGGAGGATAAAAACACTGTTgaggagcaagtgaaagatttgaaGTAGAAAATTGAGAGGCTAGAAAAGAGTTATGAAGTATAGGATAGTAAGATGAAACTTTTGTGTGGCACTTTCAATTCCCTCTTATATGTATTTCAAGCATGCCTAATCAGTCATGACTTAAGTGGCTAGTAGTTGAGACAACAGGTCAACACAAAAATAAAATGTCAATCTAAAAAGAAGgcaaggggtttagggtttaaggcttTAGTAGCTCAGGCTTGGCCTTGTGTAGGTTTTTTTACCTATTGAGGTTTTCTTAGATCGATCATTAGTGACAAGAAAATATGTAGTATGAAATGTCAATATGTTGGCCACTTCCACAAAATGTTTTCTTGCTAAACATGAAGGGCCACATAGCCAGATATCCATTAGATATAGGAGTCTCAACAAATTACTTCAATAAGTCTTAGATTAGACCTACTTAAGCTAGTAGAAAAATTGAACAATAACTACCTACCTAAGAAGATTGAAAACTAACTTGTGTGCCAGCACTTAGGGAAAGGAAAACTAAACAAAATCATGTGTGAAAGAACTTATTAAAATAAAAACCTAACCAACACTTGACTAATTGACAATGAATATTTTAGGCAAAACCATTAATTGATTAAGTGAAGTGGTTGCCTTTACTTGCTATCTTGTAGTGTCTTTGATGATTATAAAAAAAAACAAGAATATCGGTCCTAGATAAAAGTCCAACAATCATTTGCAACATTCCTTAAAGAATGTAGATAGACTAATCTATTTCTCCAAGTTGTGCATGCACAATATTTCTTATAAGTGGATAAAGGAGTTGGATTTGTGCTTCTTCAACTACATCATGCTTAGGTGAAAGAATGAATAGCAATTATGTGTTGGCTTTAGTCCTAGTTAGATATCTCATAAGACATCCTCTTGAAAGAATAAATTCATAGATTCTCTTACTAGTCTCTTGACTATGAACTACTTCAATAAACCTCACTTTGTTGATTAGCATGAGTTATCTCATGTGACTTGAGTGACAAAAGTTTGCACCCCTACTGATCTATCACCTCAACAaatttgtgaaacatggaaacaaccctaaAGAGTAAGACCTTGCTTAGTATGGTTGAATCTCTAAACAAGGCTAATTTCCTTTCTAATCTGGGTGCAATTATTGAGCCAATATAACACTTCAAATTCTACTTCAAAACCTACCCTAACAACTTgtagagaaaagagaagagaaaatgcataaatgaaaggaggtgatacaccaagagAAGAATTTTTTTCTTCCTACCTATGACTGCATAGGGTATTAATGAAAGACGAAAAAATACACATAGATCTCTATGTTGATCAATATCCCATGGCACATACAAAAGTTGGGACTTATAAGATGTTAGAAGGGAAGGGAAACATTCACAAAACAACATCCATGAGCATATTTAACACAAAATAAAATTTGGAAATAGAAGTAGGACACATTCAAACAAGAAGGTAGATGTCTACACAAGATATTTGAAGTTATTTGAATTGGGGAAGATGTAAACACAACAACTTTATTGATGCAAAAATAAGAATAAATTTACAATTATATAATATGAATCtataagagaaaagaaaagagaacCCTTTAGGATATGTTTCAAATATGCCTTTACAGATTAGGCATAACTGAGATGTACATTCTAAGTTCAAACCATAGCCTACATAGGGTTAGTTGTTGAGATGATTTAAAGGCAAATAAGATCAAATATTTGATCTTTATGTATAGAATCGATCATCAAGAAGGTATAATGGGATTGACCAACATCAATGTAGTCAAGAAGAATGAGAGCACATAGAGGTTGGATTGTCCTAAGGTCTGCAATGGCATCCCTAATAGGGTAAAAGGCTTCCTACAAGTCATTGAAGAAATATGGTGCATCTTGATAATTCATTTCTAGGGCACAATGAGGAGTAATGACATCATTATAAATGTTTTATCCAAGGACAAAGGCCGTTGGGGAAATTAGGATCATTGTTTTCAACCCCTACATAAAGTTTctaccaaagttgttgcatttgagttCAGGCCCTGAGTTTTAAAGTTGACTATTGATGTTTAGCATTGGTTGTTGGAGTTTTTTCATTAATGTTTTTGATAAAGGAGAATGTTGTAAACGCTATACAAATTAtcgttgatgtcaacatacttctaTTGACTTATACTGATGTTGCTCCGATAATTATGTGACTATTCATCATGTCTTACTTCGCCTTGCTCTGCAAATATAGATATGAGTTTGTAGATTGAACAATACATTCATAAACATCAAATGTACCTATATTCCAATTTGTATATATTATGTATCTTCTAAAGGTGAGATACATGGTTTGACAATTTGGTCTATCATTTTCTCTATTCCTCCATAACAAAACAGTCTATTTTGATTTCCACATTTCATCAATTGATTGGTTTCGGTCTTGCAGTTTTGGGACATTATTAAGTATCGTGGATAACATGCATATTATATTTGGAATTATTACTTTTTAGATCTTGGCTAACCTATGTGAGTGAAACGTATGAGATATATTTTGTAGCATCTAAAGTATTTTCTTTGTAAGGCATGAGTGGTTAACTTGAGatatggatcaatatatatatgtgatgtactCTTTGTTGATAATAAACACACACTCATAGAGAAATACAAATATAGATGTGTGACATAGTGATCAGATGTAATATGTGATTGAAGTAGATGTGAATGACTAAAGAGATAATGAAGTGTGTGAGGTCTATCTACCGAGCCTAATTGGAACTATATATTCCATGCATATGTAAGATGCAACTGTAGAAATTTATTTTGTCTACTTGTTTTCTTCTGGGCGATAAGCCCTTCAGTAGTGAGCCTTCATCTTTTTG contains:
- the LOC131078542 gene encoding EG45-like domain containing protein, which translates into the protein MAGAGMWRSVFVMSFMWGWNCSMAEQGTATYYTAPYVPSACYGNDPNQFPAGDLFAAASDTIWGNGAACGKQYRITCTGATNQGVPMPCKSGSIVVKIVDYCPAGCAGTFDLSQAAFADIADPDAGKVYIDYEQA